One window of Nitrosophilus labii genomic DNA carries:
- the ssb gene encoding single-stranded DNA-binding protein produces MYNKIVLVGNLTRDIELRYFQNGTALAKSGIATNRKYKDANGEQKVETMFIDFNIFGRSAEIANQYLRKGSFVLLEGRLVQEQWIDSSGQKKSRHIVAVSTLKILDRKNGESQQQSPQNQSQQPVQKKPANKQSPQIPEADIDDDDIPF; encoded by the coding sequence ATGTATAACAAAATAGTATTAGTCGGGAATTTAACCCGTGATATTGAACTAAGATATTTCCAAAATGGAACTGCATTGGCCAAATCCGGTATAGCTACCAATCGCAAATACAAAGATGCAAATGGTGAGCAAAAAGTTGAGACAATGTTCATCGATTTTAATATTTTCGGACGTAGTGCCGAAATAGCAAATCAGTATTTGCGAAAAGGTAGTTTCGTGTTACTGGAGGGGAGATTGGTACAGGAACAGTGGATTGATAGTAGCGGTCAGAAAAAGAGCCGCCATATAGTTGCGGTCTCGACACTAAAAATTCTTGACCGTAAGAATGGAGAATCTCAGCAACAATCTCCACAAAATCAATCACAACAACCTGTACAGAAAAAACCAGCAAATAAACAATCCCCTCAAATACCAGAGGCCGATATAGATGATGATGATATACCTTTTTAA